The Colletes latitarsis isolate SP2378_abdomen chromosome 1, iyColLati1, whole genome shotgun sequence genome has a segment encoding these proteins:
- the LOC143342709 gene encoding uncharacterized protein LOC143342709 yields MPAIWSSSERPISVRTVWVDGIRHAILSPDDPLVDTEPRRRSRSSRNKNYATSYRQPESRLDRLNGCFANLSVVVDRSENKTSSRMYRELSAPPYPRMTTASFATDGEFSSDDNGNVGKDRRGRRTVKRNVDVLIDKPIFRDETCGGSVESENDPKPRIMERKQAQETLDAFWNPLFERVLQWLDLSGRAQSYDPEDDSVEDSPRDEERKWSTVARRVSRYERATIQNCKLHRSRNPEHVDKEERVLQKRLLKIRRENEETSANLALCSSDRAKARFKSKEDESGSKVPMEEKVPAVWSPPGRLQLHIVMPNLVYGENASSQESLIND; encoded by the coding sequence ATGCCAGCTATATGGTCGTCGTCGGAAAGACCGATATCAGTTCGAACCGTGTGGGTGGACGGTATACGACACGCGATTTTGTCACCGGACGATCCTCTCGTCGACACCGAGCCACGAAGACGGTCACGTTCCTCGAGGAATAAAAATTACGCGACGAGCTATCGTCAGCCTGAATCGCGGCTGGATCGTTTGAACGGCTGTTTCGCGAATCTGAGCGTGGTCGTCGATCGTTCGGAGAACAAGACGTCCTCGCGTATGTATCGCGAACTGTCCGCGCCTCCTTATCCTCGAATGACGACCGCGAGCTTCGCCACGGACGGGGAGTTCTCGTCCGACGACAACGGGAACGTTGGAAAGGATCGTCGTGGTCGTCGAACGGTGAAACGAAACGTAGACGTTCTTATCGACAAACCGATTTTCAGGGATGAAACTTGCGGAGGATCGGTGGAGTCGGAGAACGATCCTAAGCCGCGGATAATGGAGCGCAAGCAGGCACAGGAAACGCTCGACGCTTTCTGGAATCCGTTGTTCGAGAGGGTACTTCAGTGGCTGGATTTGTCTGGAAGGGCGCAGAGCTACGATCCGGAGGACGATTCCGTGGAAGATTCGCCGCGGGACGAGGAGCGAAAATGGAGTACCGTTGCAAGAAGGGTCTCGCGATACGAACGGGCGACGATACAGAACTGTAAATTGCACAGGTCGCGTAATCCGGAGCACGTCGACAAAGAGGAGAGAGTGTTGCAGAAGAGATTGCTTAAGATAAGGCGGGAGAACGAGGAAACGTCCGCGAATCTTGCATTGTGCTCGTCGGATCGCGCGAAGGCGCGTTTCAAATCGAAGGAGGACGAGTCTGGGAGCAAAGTTCCGATGGAAGAGAAAGTACCGGCGGTGTGGTCGCCGCCTGGACGCCTTCAGCTGCATATAGTGATGCCAAATCTCGTTTACGGGGAGAACGCGTCGTCGCAAGAATCGTTGATCAACGATTAA